A DNA window from Setaria viridis chromosome 2, Setaria_viridis_v4.0, whole genome shotgun sequence contains the following coding sequences:
- the LOC117843542 gene encoding uncharacterized protein isoform X3 — MRFISTSQDEEYYPVLAMIINRKGSDVNDLSLFGHDSSSGVINHISSYSEIGPLALDISEIPEMFGFALLFRVGDALLLDLRNPRNVCCVRRISLTTSLIGEPVTVEDSCSVLDVDDDVAACALLELRDSANNILKDDGYMDIDGVDSRGSVKSRIVCSWSWEPPDPIKQGWARLLFCLDDGEFHILEFTSDVEGVKLCTFEYIDRSLPCKPLLWMKNRMIIGFVEMGDGIIFKLGHRRLFHKSTIQNVAPILDLAIADYHGEKQDQMFACCGMCPEGSLRVLRNGVNVEKLLRTEAIYQGVTGLWTLRMKITDAYHSFLVLSFVEETRILSVGISFNDISDAVGFQPDVCTLACGLVADGLLVQIHSKGVKLCLPTVYAHPEGAHFTSPICTNWYPDVTISVGAVGHNVVVVATSNPCCLYVLGVRSSSSYQYELYETQHVQLQFEVSCISIPQEDWRPDNVTLSGGERDDFCNNPLAKVNIRKFAVIGTHKPSVEIISVEPGEALRLLTIGTISVSNALGAPISGCIPENVRFVAAERFYILAGLRNGMLLRFESEASEHYFPGSFYKDSSIPSVDTFLQLISIRRIGITPVFLVPIHDSANADIIVLSDRPWLLHAARHSLAYSSISFLPASHVTPVSSADCPNGLLFVAESCLHLVEMVHGKRLNAQKFSIGGTPRKVLYHNESRTLLVLRTGLSGASCSSDIVQVDPQNGVLLSRYKCEPGETAKCMQITKIGSDQVLIVGTSRSAGRPMMSNGEAESSTKGRLIILSLEAVESPRESSSFIPTSSFNPSSHSGSPFHEIIGYTTEEFSSNSLCSSPDEFCCNQIQAEQMAGHLRSLTHASLSGAVLAVYPYLDRYVLAAAGNTIYVFGFANENPHRMKKCAVGRTRFTITCLKTFASRIAVGDCRDGVLFYSYNESLRKLELIYSDPAQRLVGDIALLNCETAVVSDRRGSISVLSSARLEVSESPQKNLAVNCSFYMGETAMSIQKAAFRYRLPIDDDTDPVLETAYDCIVASTLLGSLFVMIPLTSEEHQLLQDVQERLAVHPLTAPVLGNDHAEFRQRSIPSGVPPILDGDMLVLFLELTGEQQQAILSHALPGKGQRAPVSVFQVLRTLERVHYALN, encoded by the exons ATGCGCTTCATATCTACATCCCAAGATGAAGAGTACTATCCAGTTCTGGCAATGATAATTAATAG GAAGGGCTCTGATGTGAATGACTTGTCATTATTTGGACATGACTCCAGCAGTGGTGTAATCAACCACATCTCTAGTTATTCAGAAATCGGACCATTGGCACTTGACATATCAGAAATTCCTGAAATGTTTGGCTTTGCACTTCTGTTTCGTGTTGGTGATGCTTTATTGTTGGATCTTAGAAACCCAAGGAACGTCTGTTGTGTCCGAAGGATTAGCTTGACGACTAGCCTGATTGGAGAGCCAGTCACCGTTGAAGATTCCTGTTCAGTATTAGATGTTGATGACGATGTGGCTGCTTGTGCTTTGCTAGAATTGAGAGATTCTGCAAATAACATACTGAAGGATGACGGTTATATGGACATTGATGGTGTTGACAGCAGAGGTAGCGTGAAATCAAGGATCGTTTGCTCATGGAGCTGGGAGCCACCTGACCCTATCAAACAAGGATGGGCAAGGCTTCTATTTTGCTTAGATGATGGAGAGTTTCATATTTTGGAATTTACTTCCGATGTTGAAGGAGTGAAGTTGTGCACCTTTGAGTATATTGATAGGAGTTTGCCCTGCAAACCTCTTTTGTGGATGAAAAATAGAATGATAATAGGATTTGTAGAGATGGGGGATGGTATAATATTTAAACTTGGACATCGTAGATTGTTTCACAAAAGCACAATTCAGAATGTAGCACCAATATTGGATCTAGCAATTGCTGATTACCATGGTGAGAAACAGGATCAGATGTTTGCATGTTGTGGTATGTGCCCTGAGGGCTCTTTGCGAGTTCTACGGAATGGTGTCAATGTGGAGAAACTTCTGAGGACTGAAGCTATTTATCAGGGTGTTACTGGATTGTGGACTTTGAGAATGAAGATAACTGATGCTTATCACTCTTTTCTTGTGTTATCATTTGTGGAGGAAACCAGAATACTATCAGTAGGGATAAGTTTTAACGACATCAGTGATGCCGTGGGATTCCAGCCTGATGTTTGCACTTTGGCATGTGGTTTGGTGGCTGATGGTTTGCTCGTGCAAATTCACAGTAAAGGTGTGAAGCTCTGTTTGCCTACAGTATACGCTCACCCTGAAGGTGCCCATTTCACTTCTCCAATTTGCACCAACTGGTATCCTGATGTTACTATCAGTGTTGGTGCTGTAGGACAtaatgttgttgttgttgctacaTCAAATCCTTGTTGCCTTTATGTCCTTGGAGTTAGATCATCTTCGTCTTACCAGTACGAGTTGTATGAGACACAGCACGTTCAATTGCAATTTGAAGTATCGTGCATATCCATCCCGCAAGAGGATTGGAGACCTGATAATGTAACTTTAAGTGGTGGAGAGCGTGATGATTTTTGTAACAATCCCTTGGCTAAAGTTAATATCCGCAAGTTTGCTGTTATTGGAACTCATAAACCTTCTGTGGAAATCATCTCGGTGGAACCTGGAGAAGCATTAAGGTTATTGACTATTGGGACTATATCAGTGAGCAATGCACTTGGTGCTCCAATTAGTGGTTGTATACCTGAAAATGTGAGATTTGTTGCGGCTGAGAGGTTTTACATCCTTGCAGGCTTGCGAAATGGAATGCTACTAAGATTTGAGTCGGAAGCAAGCGAGCATTATTTTCCTGGTTCCTTCTACAAGGACTCTTCTATCCCATCTGTTGatacatttcttcagttgattTCTATACGGCGTATTGGAATTACTCCTGTATTCTTGGTACCAATACATGATTCAGCCAATGCTGATATCATTGTTCTCAGTGATAGGCCTTGGCTATTACATGCAGCAAGACATAGTCTGGCATATTcatccatttcttttcttcctgcTTCTCATGTGACGCCAGTATCATCTGCTGATTGCCCCAATGGTCTACTGTTTGTTGCTGAGAGCTGTTTGCATTTG GTTGAAATGGTTCATGGGAAGCGATTGAATGCACAAAAGTTTTCAATTGGGGGGACTCCAAGGAAAGTGCTATACCATAATGAAAGCAGAACACTGTTGGTACTAAGAACTGGGCTAAGTGGTGCATCATGTTCTTCAGATATTGTTCAAGTAGATCCACAAAATGGGGTATTGCTTTCCAGATATAAATGTGAACCTGGTGAAACAGCAAAGTGCATGCAAATTACAAAAATAGGAAGTGATCAAGTTTTAATTGTCGGGACCAGTAGATCTGCTGGACGGCCAATGATGTCAAACGGTGAAGCAGAAAG CAGTACCAAGGGACGCCTGATTATTTTAAGCTTGGAGGCTGTTGAAAGTCCTCGTGAGAGCAGTTCATTTATTCCAACTTCCAGTTTTAATCCCTCTTCACATTCTGGCTCTCCTTTCCATGAGATTATTGGATATACAACAGAAGAATTTTCTAGTAACAGCCTGTGCAGCAGTCCTGATGAGTTTTGCTGCAACCAGATTCAAGCTGAACAAATGGCAGGACATTTGAGATCGTTAACTCATGCTTCCTTGAGTGGTGCAGTCCTTGCCGTGTACCCATATCTAGATCGTTATGTGTTGGCAGCTGCTGGTAATACG ATTTATGTATTTGGTTTCGCAAATGAAAATCCCCATAGGATGAAAAAGTGTGCTGTTGGTAGAACACGGTTTACAATAACCTGTTTGAAGACATTTGCATCACGGATTGCAGTTGGTGATTGTCGTGATGGTGTTCTATTCTATTCTTATAATGAG AGTCTTAGGAAACTGGAGTTGATCTATTCTGATCCTGCTCAAAGATTGGTGGGTGATATTGCTCTTTTAAATTGTGAAACTGCTGTCGTATCAGACCGGCGTGGGAGTATATCTGTATTATCTAGCGCAAGATTGGAAG TTTCAGAAAGTCCACAGAAGAACTTAGCTGTAAATTGTTCATTTTATATGGGCGAAACAGCTATGAGCATTCAGAAG GCTGCATTCAGGTATCGGCTTCCAATTGATGATGATACTGACCCGGTTCTTGAGACGGCTTATGACTGTATCGTGGCAAGTACCTTGCTGGGGAGTCTCTTTGTTATGATTCCGCTTACAAG TGAGGAACATCAGCTGTTGCAAGATGTCCAAGAAAGGCTCGCGGTGCACCCGTTGACTGCACCAGTCTTGGGAAATGATCATGCAGAATTTCGTCAGCGCAGTATCCCA TCAGGAGTACCTCCCATTCTTGATGGCGATATGCTAGTGCTATTCTTGGAGCTCACTGGTGAGCAGCAGCAAGCCATCCTTTCACATGCTTTGCCTGGGAAGGGGCAACGTGCGCCTGTCTCGGTTTTCCAGGTTTTGCGAACATTGGAGCGTGTCCATTATGCACTCAACTGA